In the genome of Dermacentor silvarum isolate Dsil-2018 chromosome 1, BIME_Dsil_1.4, whole genome shotgun sequence, one region contains:
- the LOC119441952 gene encoding serine/arginine repetitive matrix protein 2-like — MEKEEPAKREAATRKTRTTKRKPPAADDGGGPSQETPTAKRARGRPAKDPSTPKTKTRSAKPATPKPIATTSSGKERKADEAPPPDADVNLPSTSKGPKSHRVSRKTRPRSSSPSDAHTSVATHPKRRHRSRSRSPGSSSHHAKRGRSRGRSRHSSRSGHGGHKRKRSRHGKSTTDSESSHGRKRGRSRSRRRHRSKSSSSTASMSTRSGGKRRRHARSTRSSSTRKGKRAKSRKAVSSSSSKSRRAKRPAGKATKGKRQ; from the coding sequence ATGGAGAAGGAGGAGCCAGCCAAGAGGGAGGCGGCAACGCGCAAGACCAGGACGACAAAACGAAAGCCACCTGCTGCCGACGATGGCGGCGGTCCTTCTCAAGAAACTCCCACTGCCAAGAGAGCGCGGGGAAGGCCCGCGAAGGACCCATCTACCCCTAAAACGAAGACCCGGTCAGCGAAGCCGGCAACGCCAAAACCCATCGCCACCACGTCTTCCGGAAAGGAAAGAAAGGCCGACGAGGCACCACCACCCGACGCCGATGTGAATCTCCCGTCCACCAGCAAGGGACCCAAGTCGCACAGGGTGAGCCGGAAGACGCGACCGCGGAGCTCGTCCCCGAGCGATGCTCATACTTCCGTGGCCACGCATCCGAAGCGTCGGCACCGCTCGCGGAGTCGCTCCcccggcagcagcagccaccatGCCAAAAGGGGAAGGAGCCGCGGACGATCTCGGCATTCGTCCCGCAGCGGCCATGGTGGACACAAGCGGAAACGCAGCCGCCATGGAAAGTCCACTACCGACTCCGAAAGCAGCCATGGAAGAAAGAGGGGCCGCAGCAggagccgccgccgccaccgctccaAAAGCAGCAGCTCAACAGCGAGCATGAGCACCAGGAGTGGCGGGAAACGGCGCCGCCACGCCCGTAGCACCCGTTCGTCGTCGACCCGCAAAGGAAAGCGGGCCAAGTCGAGGAAGGCGGTAAGCAGCTCTTCATCGAAGTCTCGTCGGGCCAAGCGACCGGCTGGCAAAGCGACCAAAGGCAAGCGCCAGTAA
- the LOC119441937 gene encoding splicing factor, arginine/serine-rich 19-like, whose protein sequence is MEKEEPAKREAATRKTRTTKRKPPAADDGGGPSQETPTAKRARGRPAKDPSTPETKTRSAKPATPKPIATTSSGKARKADDAPPPDADVNLPSTSKGPKSNRVSRKTRPRSSSPSDAHTSVATHPKRRHRSRSRSPGSSSHHAKRGRSRGRSRHSSRSGHGGHKRKRSRHGKSTIDSESSHGRKRGRSRSRRHHRSKSSTSTASMSTRSGGKRRRHARSTRSSSTRKGKRAKSRKAVSSSSSHSRRAKRTSAGKPKKTSKRK, encoded by the coding sequence ATGGAGAAGGAGGAGCCAGCCAAGAGGGAGGCGGCAACGCGCAAGACCAGGACGACAAAACGAAAACCACCTGCTGCCGACGATGGCGGCGGTCCTTCTCAAGAGACTCCCACTGCTAAGAGAGCGCGGGGAAGGCCCGCGAAGGACCCGTCTACCCCTGAAACGAAGACCCGGTCAGCGAAGCCGGCAACGCCAAAACCCATCGCCACCACGTCTTCCGGAAAGGCAAGAAAGGCCGACGATGCACCACCACCCGACGCTGACGTGAATCTCCCGTCCACCAGCAAGGGACCAAAGTCGAACAGGGTGAGCCGGAAGACGCGACCGCGGAGCTCGTCCCCGAGCGATGCTCATACTTCCGTGGCCACGCATCCGAAGCGTCGGCACCGCTCGCGGAGTCGCTCCcccggcagcagcagccaccatGCCAAAAGGGGAAGGAGCCGTGGACGATCTCGGCATTCGTCCCGCAGCGGCCATGGTGGACACAAGCGCAAACGCAGCCGCCATGGAAAGTCCACTATCGACTCTGAGAGCAGCCATGGAAGAAAGAGGGGCCGCAGCAGGAGTCGCCGCCACCACCGCTCCAAAAGCAGCACCTCAACAGCGAGCATGAGCACCAGGAGTGGCGGGAAACGGCGCCGCCACGCCCGTAGCACCCGTTCGTCGTCGACCCGCAAAGGAAAGCGGGCCAAGTCGAGGAAGGCGGTAAGCAGCTCTTCATCGCATTCTCGTCGGGCCAAGCGGACGAGTGCTGGCAAGCCTAAGAAAACTAGCAAGCGCAAGTAA
- the LOC119441943 gene encoding splicing factor, arginine/serine-rich 19-like, whose product MEKEEPAKREAATRKTRTTKRKPPAADDGGGPSQETPTAKRARGRPAKDPSTPETKTRSAKPVTPKPIATTPSGKARKANDAPPPDADVNLPSTSKGPKSNRVSRKTRPRSSSPSDAHTSVATHPKRRHRSRSRSPGSSSHHAKRGRSRGRSRHSSRSGHGGHKRKRSRHGKSTTDSERSHGRKKGRSRSRRHRSKSSASTASMSTRSGGKRRRHARSTRSSSTRKGKRAKSRKAVSSSSSHSRRAKRTSAGKPKKTSERK is encoded by the coding sequence ATGGAGAAGGAGGAGCCAGCCAAGAGGGAGGCGGCAACGCGCAAGACCAGGACGACAAAGCGGAAACCACCTGCTGCCGACGATGGCGGCGGTCCTTCTCAAGAGACTCCCACTGCTAAGAGAGCGCGGGGAAGGCCCGCGAAGGACCCGTCTACCCCTGAAACGAAGACCCGGTCAGCGAAGCCGGTAACGCCAAAACCCATCGCCACCACGCCTTCCGGAAAGGCAAGAAAGGCCAACGATGCACCACCACCCGACGCTGACGTGAATCTCCCGTCCACCAGCAAGGGACCAAAGTCGAACAGGGTGAGCCGGAAGACGCGACCGCGGAGCTCGTCCCCGAGCGATGCTCATACTTCCGTGGCCACGCATCCGAAGCGTCGGCACCGCTCGCGGAGTCGCTCCcccggcagcagcagccaccatGCCAAAAGGGGAAGGAGCCGTGGACGATCTCGGCATTCGTCCCGCAGCGGCCATGGTGGACACAAGCGCAAACGCAGCCGCCATGGAAAGTCCACAACCGACTCCGAGAGAAGCCACGGAAGAAAGAAGGGCCGCAGCAGGAGTCGCCGCCACCGCTCCAAAAGCAGCGCCTCAACAGCGAGCATGAGCACCAGGAGTGGCGGGAAACGGCGCCGCCACGCCCGTAGCACCCGTTCGTCGTCGACCCGCAAAGGAAAGCGGGCCAAGTCGAGGAAGGCAGTAAGCAGCTCTTCATCGCATTCTCGTCGGGCCAAGCGGACGAGTGCTGGCAAGCCTAAGAAAACTAGCGAGCGCAAGTAA
- the LOC119441930 gene encoding splicing factor, arginine/serine-rich 19-like, producing MEKEEPAKREAATRKTRTTKRKPPAADDGGGPSQETPTAKRARGRPAKDPSTPETKTRSAKPATPKPIATTSSGKARKADDAPPPDADVNLPSTSKGPKSNRVSRKTRPRSSSPSDAHTSVATHPKRRHRSRSRSPGSSSHHAKRGRSRGRSRHSSRSGHGGHKRKRSRHGKSTIDSESSHGRKRGRSWSRRHHRSKSSTSTASMSTRSGGKRRRHARSTRSSSTRKGKRAKSRKAVSSSSSHSRRAKRTSAGKPKKTSKRK from the coding sequence ATGGAGAAGGAGGAGCCAGCCAAGAGGGAGGCGGCAACGCGCAAGACCAGGACGACAAAACGAAAACCACCTGCTGCCGACGATGGCGGCGGTCCTTCTCAAGAGACTCCCACTGCTAAGAGAGCGCGGGGAAGGCCCGCGAAGGACCCGTCTACCCCTGAAACGAAGACCCGGTCAGCGAAGCCGGCAACGCCAAAACCCATCGCCACCACGTCTTCCGGAAAGGCAAGAAAGGCCGACGATGCACCACCACCCGACGCTGACGTGAATCTCCCGTCCACCAGCAAGGGACCAAAGTCGAACAGGGTGAGCCGGAAGACGCGACCGCGGAGCTCGTCCCCGAGCGATGCTCATACTTCCGTGGCCACGCATCCGAAGCGTCGGCACCGCTCGCGGAGTCGCTCCcccggcagcagcagccaccatGCCAAAAGGGGAAGGAGCCGTGGACGATCTCGGCATTCGTCCCGCAGCGGCCATGGTGGACACAAGCGCAAACGCAGCCGCCATGGAAAGTCCACTATCGACTCTGAGAGCAGCCATGGAAGAAAGAGGGGCCGCAGCTGGAGTCGCCGCCACCACCGCTCCAAAAGCAGCACGTCAACAGCGAGCATGAGCACCAGGAGTGGCGGGAAACGGCGCCGCCACGCCCGTAGCACCCGTTCGTCGTCGACCCGCAAAGGAAAGCGGGCCAAGTCGAGGAAGGCAGTAAGCAGCTCTTCATCGCATTCTCGTCGGGCCAAGCGGACGAGTGCTGGCAAGCCTAAGAAAACTAGCAAGCGCAAGTAA